A window of the Paenibacillus woosongensis genome harbors these coding sequences:
- a CDS encoding YqcI/YcgG family protein, with amino-acid sequence MLYDQALMNGLSLKEDGWKYDAYRQFALKLADTEYLFPCIPATIGFKRGQFRYGFASDPRTDEAAAELAGLLGSFGVESRSFGKYTSLILFFKTPQELVQRCSVEEYREIFWRLLLKARELDDRDWPEHIPGDPHDPLWEYCFGQEQYFVYCATPAHRLRQSRHFPYFIMAITPRWVLVEFNASAGAAAHIKHKIRERIVGYDAVGIHPDLNSYGNENNFEWKQYFLGDDSVPSASRCPFSDFRSNKT; translated from the coding sequence TGAACGGGCTGTCGCTCAAAGAAGACGGCTGGAAATACGATGCTTATCGGCAGTTTGCGTTGAAGCTCGCCGATACGGAATATTTATTTCCTTGCATTCCGGCAACGATCGGCTTTAAACGGGGGCAATTCAGGTACGGATTCGCCAGCGATCCCCGCACGGACGAGGCTGCGGCAGAGCTGGCCGGACTGCTGGGGAGCTTCGGTGTGGAATCGCGAAGCTTCGGGAAATACACATCGCTGATACTCTTTTTCAAGACGCCGCAGGAGCTGGTACAGAGATGTAGCGTGGAGGAATACAGGGAAATCTTCTGGAGGCTGCTGCTCAAAGCGAGGGAGCTGGACGACCGGGACTGGCCAGAGCATATCCCTGGAGATCCCCATGATCCGCTCTGGGAATACTGCTTCGGCCAAGAGCAATATTTTGTGTACTGCGCCACTCCGGCCCATCGCCTGCGGCAAAGCCGGCATTTTCCTTATTTCATTATGGCGATTACGCCCCGCTGGGTGCTGGTGGAATTTAACGCGTCCGCCGGAGCTGCAGCCCATATCAAGCATAAAATCAGGGAGCGGATTGTGGGATATGATGCAGTCGGCATTCATCCCGATTTGAACAGCTATGGAAACGAAAATAATTTTGAGTGGAAGCAGTATTTTCTCGGGGATGATTCGGTTCCATCAGCTTCACGCTGCCCATTCTCCGATTTTCGCTCCAACAAAACTTGA
- a CDS encoding LysE family transporter has product MSLFVSYILLGLSLAAPIGPINAAQMDRGIRGGFWNSWVLGLGSLCADFIFIGLVYFGTVHFLQVPFVKTFLWLFGSFVLLYSGWEGLRGAREVAEYRNARQESLYKSFGAGFILSISNPLSIMFWLGIYGSILAKAAQTYGTKELVLYTSAVVMGLVIWDLTMAAMSSGFRWLLTPRLLTGISVLSGLSLIVFGFYFGWQAYLELFG; this is encoded by the coding sequence ATGAGCTTGTTTGTAAGTTATATTTTGCTGGGACTGTCGCTGGCCGCGCCGATCGGTCCCATCAATGCCGCACAAATGGACCGGGGGATTCGCGGCGGCTTTTGGAATTCCTGGGTGCTGGGACTCGGATCTTTATGCGCCGATTTTATATTTATCGGTCTTGTTTATTTCGGTACGGTTCACTTCCTGCAGGTTCCTTTCGTAAAAACCTTTCTGTGGCTGTTCGGCAGCTTCGTGCTCCTGTACAGCGGCTGGGAGGGGCTGAGGGGAGCGAGAGAGGTAGCGGAATATCGGAACGCCAGGCAGGAGTCCTTATATAAATCCTTTGGCGCGGGCTTCATCCTGTCGATTTCCAACCCTTTGTCGATCATGTTCTGGCTGGGGATTTACGGCTCAATCTTGGCGAAGGCGGCTCAAACCTACGGCACGAAGGAGCTCGTCCTTTATACCTCTGCAGTCGTAATGGGCCTGGTGATTTGGGATTTGACCATGGCGGCCATGTCCAGCGGGTTTCGCTGGCTGCTAACTCCGCGTCTCTTAACGGGCATTTCCGTGCTCTCCGGGCTGTCGCTCATTGTCTTTGGCTTTTATTTCGGCTGGCAGGCCTATCTGGAGCTGTTCGGGTAA
- a CDS encoding glycoside hydrolase family 65 protein, with amino-acid sequence MPKIADKYLAVDPWKVVEEGFDAGRNRVSESIFSLGNEYMGVRGYPEEGYRGDTLLGSYFNGLFEESKVEAHYKGIIQSLRFMVNAVDWLYTRIMADGETFDMAASAFSDFRRELDFRSGIYKRELVWHLANGKRLKLTFERFVSMRISNLGCQRIIFEPLNFSGTIRVIAGLDFAVLHEDQGRTYWEAVRSGEQSGNTAMLGRTVQTKNRLFSGFRLEATDVVENVAATGATGCDGRFIGRELLLSLEQGQRTVMDKLTVNLAEKDVSRSDEELWNDGLELALRCADLDYDTAAAQQREYWTRVWETSDIVIDGDPENQQGIRFCIFQLYQTYHGDNPGFNIGAKGLTGEAYRGLAFWDTESYCLPFYIFNNPKAARSLLEFRYRSLPHALERAKELDCEGAFYPIATIDGTESCDLWQHSNLQLHVGTAVAYGIRHYVSITGDTSFLYEKGAEMLVQICRFYATRGQYGQKTGEFGYFGVMGPDEFQLMVNNNCYINWMAKKLFEYTLKVLGEMRKADFGAFAALAERLALTEDEQADWREKADRMKIPQDQEKGIYEEHDGFFDMPHLDIHSIPVAEFPLYAHWSYDRLYRYDMIKQPDVLMFMFLYSSEFTRAAKRANYDYYEPRCIHESSLSPSIHSILAAEIGRPEEAYKFFEFATRLDLDNYNRNTREGLHTTSIAAAWMNIVYGFGGMRSDGDKLVFHPSIPDRWERYRFQVFYRGTRLMVEVNQKYAALRVASGPDVEITVYGRDYRVAAAGVKVGLEQAKAGEPG; translated from the coding sequence ATGCCAAAGATCGCGGACAAATATTTGGCGGTAGATCCGTGGAAGGTCGTAGAGGAAGGTTTTGATGCGGGGCGGAACCGGGTGTCGGAATCGATTTTTTCACTAGGCAACGAATATATGGGGGTCAGGGGGTATCCGGAAGAAGGATACCGCGGGGATACGCTGCTTGGGAGTTACTTTAACGGGCTGTTCGAAGAAAGCAAAGTGGAGGCGCATTACAAAGGGATTATCCAGTCGCTGCGCTTCATGGTCAACGCGGTGGATTGGCTCTATACGCGGATTATGGCGGACGGAGAGACCTTTGACATGGCGGCGAGCGCGTTCTCGGACTTTCGGCGCGAGCTCGATTTCAGGAGCGGAATCTATAAACGTGAATTGGTATGGCATTTGGCTAACGGCAAAAGGCTTAAATTGACGTTCGAGCGTTTTGTCAGCATGCGCATATCGAACCTGGGCTGTCAGCGGATTATCTTCGAGCCGCTGAATTTCTCCGGCACGATCCGGGTCATAGCGGGCCTGGATTTTGCCGTGCTGCACGAGGATCAGGGACGCACGTACTGGGAAGCGGTGCGGAGCGGGGAACAGAGTGGGAATACCGCCATGCTTGGCCGGACGGTACAGACGAAGAACCGCCTGTTCTCCGGGTTTCGGCTGGAGGCGACCGATGTGGTGGAGAACGTGGCGGCAACGGGAGCAACGGGTTGCGACGGGCGCTTTATCGGCCGGGAGCTGCTGCTCAGCTTGGAACAAGGCCAAAGGACGGTTATGGACAAGCTGACGGTGAATCTGGCGGAAAAAGACGTAAGCCGCTCGGACGAGGAACTATGGAACGACGGGCTGGAGCTGGCCCTGCGCTGCGCAGATCTCGACTATGATACCGCGGCTGCGCAGCAGCGGGAGTATTGGACCCGAGTATGGGAGACATCCGACATTGTCATTGACGGTGATCCCGAGAACCAGCAGGGTATCCGGTTTTGTATTTTTCAGCTGTACCAGACGTACCATGGGGATAATCCGGGCTTTAACATCGGGGCGAAGGGCCTGACAGGCGAAGCCTATCGCGGGCTTGCCTTCTGGGATACGGAGTCGTATTGCCTGCCTTTCTATATATTTAACAATCCAAAGGCGGCCCGCAGCTTGCTGGAATTCCGCTACAGGTCTCTGCCCCATGCCCTGGAAAGAGCGAAAGAGCTCGACTGCGAGGGGGCGTTCTATCCGATCGCCACGATCGATGGAACGGAGAGCTGCGATTTGTGGCAGCATTCCAACCTGCAGCTTCACGTTGGCACGGCGGTGGCTTATGGGATTCGGCATTATGTGAGCATTACGGGAGATACGAGCTTTTTATATGAAAAAGGCGCAGAAATGCTGGTTCAGATTTGCCGGTTCTATGCCACGCGCGGGCAATACGGGCAAAAGACGGGCGAATTCGGCTATTTCGGCGTGATGGGGCCCGACGAGTTCCAGCTGATGGTCAACAACAATTGCTATATTAACTGGATGGCTAAAAAGCTGTTCGAATATACGCTGAAAGTGCTCGGTGAAATGCGCAAGGCCGATTTTGGCGCATTTGCTGCGCTGGCGGAGCGCCTGGCTTTGACGGAAGATGAACAGGCGGATTGGCGGGAGAAGGCCGATCGTATGAAAATTCCCCAAGATCAAGAGAAGGGAATTTATGAGGAGCATGATGGGTTTTTCGATATGCCGCATCTGGATATCCATTCGATTCCGGTGGCGGAATTCCCGTTATACGCGCACTGGTCGTATGACCGGCTGTATCGCTACGATATGATCAAGCAGCCGGACGTGCTGATGTTCATGTTCCTGTACAGCAGCGAATTCACTCGCGCGGCCAAGCGCGCCAACTACGATTATTACGAGCCGAGATGTATTCACGAGTCCTCCCTGTCGCCGTCGATCCATTCCATCCTCGCCGCTGAGATCGGCCGTCCAGAGGAGGCTTATAAGTTCTTCGAGTTCGCGACCCGGCTTGATCTGGACAATTACAACCGCAATACGCGGGAAGGGCTGCATACGACTTCGATCGCTGCGGCCTGGATGAACATCGTGTATGGCTTCGGGGGCATGCGCTCCGACGGGGATAAGCTGGTGTTCCACCCGAGTATTCCGGATCGCTGGGAACGGTACAGGTTCCAGGTGTTCTACCGGGGAACCAGACTGATGGTCGAAGTCAACCAGAAATATGCAGCTTTGCGCGTTGCCAGTGGCCCTGACGTAGAGATCACCGTTTACGGCAGAGATTATCGCGTTGCAGCCGCCGGGGTAAAGGTCGGGTTGGAACAGGCGAAGGCGGGGGAGCCGGGATGA
- a CDS encoding glycosyl hydrolase family 65 protein, with product MSWIVQENGFDRRRITANGNKFMIGNGYMGYRGTLEEFGRAELTAVTLAGLYDRAGDQWREPVNAPNGMFTQIYCEGELLDVLAGEPLEHVQELDIRHAVHRRRTVYRMPGSSGGGRVTVSMERFCSAKRLHLLAGRVSVQCSEDCELLIRTGIDGDVWDINGPHLAGLAGADAEGCLLLAGRTQELLVPVAVAEAWAWAGAGEPLAGASRAEEAAAGATGEIPAEVNELPLPWKTETKVGADFVFREIRLRCKAGQTYTFHKFTAVFTGLDEGGDSGEAALKYSREAAALGYEALLKEHAENWERKWERSDVVIHGDEEAQAALRYSLYQLHIISPGHSEKLSIPARGLSGQVYKGAVFWDTEMFMLPFYLHTQPEIARNLLMYRVHTLDGARRKAAEYGYEGAFYAWESQETGDDACTLFNVNDVFTGRPLRTYFRDKQVHISADVAYGIWQYYLFTGDGSLLLEGGAEVAWECARFYYSYAYFNPGKQHYEILDVTGPDEYHERVHNNAFTNAMVKKCLSIALEAMAYLQEKQPWQYEALLSGSTVMPEQLREMHDRLYVPQPAADSRLIEQFDRYYTLEDLPLTELQSRMLNPHEYLGGGNGLATTTQILKQADVVLLLHLFGEEYDRDTKRANWEYYEPRTEHGSSLSSCIYALVAADIGIPDWAYPYFMRTATIDLTGDSKQYVGDLYIGGTHPAANGGAWMAAVLGFAGIRFDGGAVRFRPSLPSKWQGVEFPLCLRNQSFRVQVAQSKVTVQAHADNVRGLQFQWGEQIGFAGPGETVSFTCESTSLS from the coding sequence ATGAGCTGGATTGTACAGGAAAATGGTTTTGATCGGCGGCGGATAACGGCGAACGGGAATAAATTCATGATCGGCAACGGTTATATGGGCTACAGGGGCACGCTGGAGGAATTTGGCCGGGCCGAACTGACGGCAGTGACGCTCGCTGGCCTCTATGACCGGGCAGGAGATCAGTGGAGAGAGCCGGTCAACGCTCCGAACGGCATGTTCACCCAGATTTACTGTGAGGGAGAACTTCTCGATGTGTTGGCCGGGGAGCCGCTGGAGCATGTCCAGGAGCTGGACATCCGGCATGCGGTGCACCGCCGCCGGACGGTATACCGCATGCCAGGCTCGTCAGGCGGCGGCCGGGTTACGGTGAGTATGGAGCGGTTCTGCAGCGCGAAGCGTCTGCATCTGCTCGCGGGTCGAGTCTCCGTGCAGTGCAGCGAGGATTGCGAGCTGTTGATCCGCACGGGCATAGACGGAGATGTATGGGATATCAACGGCCCTCATTTGGCCGGGCTGGCGGGCGCGGATGCGGAAGGCTGCTTGCTGCTTGCCGGTCGGACGCAAGAGCTGCTGGTGCCGGTCGCCGTTGCGGAGGCATGGGCCTGGGCCGGTGCTGGAGAACCGTTAGCGGGGGCTTCGAGGGCAGAAGAGGCAGCGGCTGGAGCGACAGGGGAGATACCGGCTGAGGTGAATGAGTTGCCGTTGCCGTGGAAGACGGAAACGAAGGTGGGAGCAGACTTCGTCTTTCGTGAAATCCGGCTGCGCTGTAAGGCGGGGCAAACTTACACGTTCCATAAATTCACGGCCGTATTTACGGGTTTGGATGAGGGGGGCGATTCGGGGGAAGCTGCGCTGAAATACAGCCGGGAGGCCGCCGCACTCGGATACGAGGCTCTGCTGAAGGAGCATGCCGAGAACTGGGAGCGGAAATGGGAGCGCTCGGACGTGGTCATTCATGGCGACGAGGAGGCCCAGGCTGCCTTGCGGTACAGTCTGTACCAGCTGCATATCATCTCGCCGGGACATTCCGAGAAATTGTCCATCCCGGCGCGCGGCTTGTCGGGTCAGGTGTATAAAGGAGCGGTGTTCTGGGATACGGAGATGTTCATGCTGCCGTTCTATCTGCATACGCAGCCGGAGATCGCGCGCAATCTGCTGATGTACCGGGTGCATACACTGGATGGGGCGCGGCGGAAAGCGGCCGAGTACGGCTACGAGGGCGCGTTTTATGCCTGGGAAAGCCAGGAGACGGGCGACGATGCCTGTACGCTGTTTAATGTCAACGACGTGTTTACCGGCCGCCCGCTGCGGACTTACTTCCGTGACAAGCAGGTTCACATCAGCGCGGATGTCGCTTACGGCATTTGGCAGTACTATCTGTTTACCGGCGACGGAAGCCTTCTGCTCGAGGGGGGAGCCGAGGTTGCCTGGGAATGTGCGCGATTCTACTATTCTTACGCGTATTTCAACCCGGGGAAACAGCACTATGAAATTCTCGATGTCACCGGTCCTGACGAATATCATGAACGGGTACACAACAACGCCTTTACCAATGCTATGGTCAAAAAGTGCCTGTCTATCGCGCTGGAGGCAATGGCTTATTTGCAGGAGAAGCAGCCCTGGCAGTACGAAGCATTGTTGTCAGGCAGTACGGTCATGCCTGAGCAGCTGCGGGAAATGCACGATCGCCTGTATGTTCCGCAGCCGGCTGCAGACAGCCGTCTCATTGAGCAGTTCGACAGATATTACACGCTGGAGGATTTGCCTCTTACCGAACTGCAATCGAGAATGCTGAATCCGCATGAGTATCTAGGCGGGGGAAATGGTCTGGCTACGACGACGCAAATTTTGAAGCAGGCTGACGTAGTGCTTCTGCTGCACTTGTTCGGGGAGGAGTATGACAGGGACACGAAGCGGGCGAACTGGGAATATTACGAGCCTCGCACCGAGCACGGCTCCAGCCTGAGCTCCTGCATCTATGCCCTGGTTGCTGCAGATATCGGGATTCCCGACTGGGCCTACCCTTATTTCATGCGGACGGCTACGATCGATCTGACAGGGGACTCGAAGCAGTATGTCGGCGATTTGTATATTGGCGGCACGCACCCGGCGGCAAATGGGGGAGCTTGGATGGCAGCGGTGCTTGGCTTTGCGGGAATCCGCTTTGACGGCGGAGCAGTGCGATTCAGACCGTCCTTGCCGAGCAAATGGCAGGGGGTGGAATTTCCGCTGTGCCTGCGGAATCAATCTTTCCGGGTTCAGGTTGCTCAATCGAAGGTGACCGTCCAGGCGCATGCGGATAACGTTCGCGGCCTGCAATTCCAATGGGGGGAGCAAATCGGATTTGCCGGGCCAGGCGAGACGGTCAGCTTCACGTGTGAATCCACTTCCCTGAGCTGA
- the pgmB gene encoding beta-phosphoglucomutase → MLNTMKGAIFDLDGVIVDTAKYHYLAWRALAKRLGFDFTEEDNERLKGVSRMESLRILLEIGGIEAREVERLEMAKMKNREYVSSISKLDPSEILPGVREYLELLRGRGVKIALGSASQNAAFILSRLGIAGLFDAVIDGTKVSQAKPDPEVFLAASEALGLRPFECVVFEDAAAGVEAGKAAGCKVVGIGSPGILHQADRVIAGLYELI, encoded by the coding sequence GTGCTGAACACGATGAAAGGCGCGATATTCGATCTGGACGGCGTGATCGTCGATACGGCCAAATATCATTACTTAGCCTGGCGAGCGCTGGCCAAGCGGCTTGGATTCGATTTTACGGAAGAAGACAATGAACGGCTTAAAGGAGTTAGCCGCATGGAGTCGCTGCGCATACTGCTTGAGATCGGAGGCATAGAGGCCCGGGAGGTGGAGCGGCTGGAGATGGCAAAGATGAAAAACAGGGAGTACGTGAGCTCCATCTCCAAGCTCGATCCCTCCGAAATATTGCCGGGGGTGAGGGAATACCTGGAATTGCTGAGGGGAAGAGGCGTTAAAATTGCATTAGGCTCAGCTAGCCAAAATGCAGCTTTTATATTGTCGCGGCTCGGTATCGCCGGGTTGTTCGACGCCGTGATCGACGGGACGAAAGTGTCGCAGGCCAAGCCTGATCCCGAGGTGTTTCTAGCAGCCAGCGAAGCGCTGGGGCTTAGGCCGTTCGAATGCGTTGTATTTGAGGATGCCGCTGCAGGCGTGGAGGCGGGAAAGGCGGCTGGCTGCAAGGTGGTGGGGATCGGCAGCCCCGGTATTTTGCACCAGGCAGATCGCGTGATCGCTGGACTATACGAACTAATTTAA
- a CDS encoding sensor histidine kinase, whose translation MKIRLKNPLYRMNVKRQLILLFLVAIIPLFVLNAYGNYRAGQILKQHVTNAYIELNKQNFKLISRDIEAINKVSSTVFQNALLQKLNPVSREETVLERVKNYENLEKVLASYSQDSDEREPLYYSLYVYDPDNTYSFAPFYPGPRKSGVYFFDDGEKPEWFDEAIGKKGRGYLRLVEHLSPPTRGQSSQKTLAYIRAINSIYTNGTIGVLVVTNLDARIGESLRTVSLPEGELFFTDGKNRILAASTPGHEAVLSLPAEADSGEAMIGVTDVITDKFIYVINYNYVLQQKLVYKVPLQALLQQQNEIKQVIQLISIVYFAVGLFILLYFWRSLMTPLQRLVYFVRRYEPGNVVPETPRMKRNDEISVLIYTIYDMARRLNSLVHYKYAMDLKQKESQLQLLYQQINPHLLYNTLESIYWKSTLEGNTASAEMIKELSKLMKISLSRGRELITLEEELEHASAYIKLQQHRYEYQFHVGIDIPAELLPAAIPKITLQPLIENAIIHGVRHMGEDGEIWISASGDEEYLFIRIEDNGYKSVDYDRINRQLHEENPDPSFGYGIGNINQRIKLHFGASFGLSYAGRPGGGTRVTLHLPKSFQDREQQELGQDGKQK comes from the coding sequence GTGAAAATAAGACTAAAAAATCCGCTCTACAGAATGAATGTGAAGCGGCAGCTTATTTTGCTGTTTCTGGTCGCAATCATTCCGTTATTTGTCCTGAACGCTTATGGCAATTACCGGGCCGGGCAAATTTTGAAGCAGCATGTGACGAACGCCTACATCGAGCTGAACAAGCAAAATTTCAAGCTGATCAGCCGGGATATCGAAGCGATCAACAAGGTAAGCTCGACCGTATTCCAGAATGCGCTGCTGCAGAAATTGAATCCGGTTTCAAGGGAGGAGACGGTGCTGGAACGGGTAAAAAACTACGAAAACCTGGAGAAAGTTCTGGCCTCCTACTCCCAGGACAGTGACGAACGCGAACCGCTGTATTATTCGCTGTACGTTTACGACCCTGACAATACATACAGCTTCGCTCCCTTCTACCCGGGGCCTCGCAAATCAGGTGTATATTTTTTTGACGACGGTGAGAAGCCGGAATGGTTCGATGAGGCAATCGGGAAGAAGGGGCGCGGATATTTGCGGCTTGTGGAGCACTTGTCTCCGCCCACAAGAGGGCAGAGCAGCCAAAAAACACTGGCCTATATCCGGGCCATAAACAGTATTTACACAAATGGAACGATCGGTGTCCTGGTGGTGACGAACTTGGATGCCCGGATCGGCGAATCACTGCGGACGGTATCGCTGCCGGAGGGGGAACTCTTTTTTACCGATGGGAAGAACCGGATATTGGCGGCCAGCACACCTGGGCACGAGGCCGTGCTGAGCTTGCCTGCGGAGGCTGATTCCGGCGAGGCGATGATCGGGGTGACGGATGTCATTACCGACAAGTTTATTTATGTCATTAATTATAATTACGTTCTTCAGCAGAAGCTCGTATACAAGGTCCCCTTGCAGGCACTGCTCCAGCAGCAGAATGAGATCAAACAGGTGATCCAGCTGATTTCGATCGTTTATTTTGCGGTTGGCCTGTTTATTTTGCTGTATTTCTGGCGTTCACTAATGACGCCGCTGCAGCGGCTGGTGTATTTCGTAAGAAGATACGAACCCGGGAACGTTGTCCCGGAAACGCCGAGGATGAAGAGGAACGACGAGATCAGCGTGCTGATTTATACGATATACGACATGGCGCGGCGCCTAAATTCGCTAGTGCATTACAAATATGCGATGGACTTGAAGCAGAAGGAAAGCCAGCTGCAGCTGCTGTATCAGCAGATCAATCCGCATTTGCTGTACAACACGCTAGAGAGCATTTATTGGAAAAGCACGCTAGAGGGCAATACGGCCTCTGCCGAAATGATCAAGGAGCTATCCAAGCTGATGAAGATCAGCCTGAGCCGGGGCAGGGAGTTGATTACACTGGAGGAAGAGCTGGAGCATGCCTCGGCCTATATCAAGCTGCAGCAGCACCGGTACGAATATCAGTTTCACGTTGGCATCGATATTCCGGCGGAGCTGCTTCCGGCAGCCATTCCCAAAATTACGCTGCAGCCGCTTATCGAAAACGCAATTATCCACGGGGTGAGGCATATGGGAGAAGACGGCGAAATATGGATCAGCGCCTCCGGAGACGAGGAGTACCTGTTCATTCGCATTGAGGATAACGGCTATAAGTCTGTCGACTATGATAGGATCAATCGTCAGTTGCATGAAGAGAACCCTGATCCGTCGTTTGGTTACGGGATCGGTAATATTAATCAGCGCATCAAGCTGCACTTCGGAGCGTCTTTCGGATTGAGCTATGCCGGACGCCCGGGAGGCGGCACCAGGGTGACGCTGCATCTTCCGAAGTCATTTCAAGACCGGGAGCAGCAGGAATTGGGCCAAGATGGCAAGCAGAAGTAG